The window CAGGGGCCGCTCTGGGCGCACGTCGTCGTGACGCTCGAGGAGACGATCCTCGCGTTTCTGATCGGCGTGGGGCTGGGCGTCGTCGCGGGGTTCGCGCTGGGGCGCAACCGCACGCTGGCCGCCATCTTCGGCCCCTACGTGCGGATGGGCAACGCGATCCCGCGGGTGATCCTCGGGTCGATCTTCGTGATCTGGCTCGGTCTGGGGATGGCCAGCAAGGTCGCGCTCGGCGTGACGCTCACGTTCTTCGTGGTGTTCTTCAACGCGTTCCAGGGCGTGCGCGAAGTCGATCCCAACCTGGTCAACAACGCGCGCGTGCTGGGCGCGAACGGCCGGCAGCTCTCCTTCGACGTGATGCTGCCGTCCGCGCTGAGCTGGATCACGAGCAGCCTGCACACGAGTTTCGGATTCGCGCTGGTCGGCGCGGTCGTCGGCGAGTTCATCGGCTCCAACCAGGGGCTCGGCTACCTCGTCGCGGCGGCGCAGGGCGCGTTCAACGCCAACGGCGTCTTCGCGGCGATGGTGATCCTGTCTGTCGTGGCGCTGATCGCGGACGCCCTGGTTACGCGGCTGGAGCACCGGCTCACGCCCTGGCGGCCGCCGGCGCAGCGGGTCGGCCCATAGGGCCCGCGCTCCCGGCCGGCAGGCGAACAGTCCGTCCCAACCAACCGGCAATACGCACGGATGCACGGAGTTCAAACGGTCACACGAGGAGGGGATGCATGAAGCATACGATGCGGTGGATCGCCGTTCTGGTCTGCGCGGCCCTTGCCGGGATCGGCGGCGCCGGAGCGGCCGGCGCGCAGACCCCGCCGAAGTTCAGCATCATGGTGGGCGGGCTCGAGAAGATCATCTACCTGCCCGGGATGCTGGCGCAGCGGCTGGGCTACTACAAGGACGCCGGCGTCAACGTCACGCTGCTCGACGAGGGCGCGGGCGTGTCGGCGGAGGACGAGATGCTGGCCGGACGGGTCGACGCGGTCGGCGGATTCTACGACCACACGATCGACCTGCAGTCGAAGGGCAAGATCCTCGAGGCCGTCGTCATCTGGGACCGCGTCCCGGGCGAGGTCGTCGTCGTCTCCAACCGGTCCGGGATCAAATCGCTCGCGGACCTCAAGGGCAAGCACATCGGCGTGACCGGCATCGGCTCCTCGACCAACTTCCTGGCCTCGTACTTCGTCACGAAGGGCGGCGGCTCGCAGGGGCAGTACACGCCCGTTCCGGTCGGCGCCGGCAACACGCTGATCGCCGCGATGCAGCAGAACCGCATCGAAGCGGCCGTCACCACCGAGCCGACGGTCTCGCGCCTCATGAAAATGGGCGTGGCGCACGTCCTGGTCGACATGCGAACCGCGGCGGGCACGCGCGCGGCCCTCGGCGGCACCTATCCGGCCGCATGTCTCTATATGAAGTCGGACTTTGTGAACAGCCACCGCGACGCGGTGCAGCGTGTCGTCACGGCGTATGTGCGGACGCTCAAGTTCCTCCAGACGCACTCCGCCGCGCAGGTGGCCGAGCAGATGCCGGAAGACTACTACGTGGGTGACAAGCCGCTCTACCTGACCGCGCTCGGCGCGAGCATGAACATGTTCAGCCCGAACGGCATGATGCCGCCGGACGGCCCGCCGACCGTGCTGAAAGTGCTCGCGGCCTTCAACAAGGACCTGGATCCGGGCAAGGTCGAGCTCAAGAAGACCTACACGGACGAGTTCGTGCAGGGCGCGCTGGCGAAGATCAAGTAGCGCGGGCGCCCGCGAAGCGGCGCGGCGCCCAATCCGGGCCGCGCCGTTTTCGCTTTGACAGCGGCCTATCGAGTGGTATAATTTGGGTGTGTCGCGGTGACGCGGCATCAAATGTTCAGATGGTAGCGGCGCGGGGTGGAGCAGTCCGGTAGCTCGTCGGGCTCATAACCCGAAGGTCGCAGGTTCAAATCCTGCCCCCGCTACCAAATAGTGAAGGCCTGGGACGCCCGGAACGCTTGATACTCAAGCGTTTCGGGCTCTCGGCTTTTCTGGGGGGTTTGTTACCTGGGTGCCCGCCGGTACCCGGGAATACCGGCCAGAGGGGTCCGCACAGGGGTCCGCACAAAATCGCAGGAGGGCTCGGGTGGCCAAGCTTGTCCGGGAAGGAGGCAACGGCAGTCGGCAGGTCCGGCGGCCGGACGGACACGCGGAGCAATATGCACGCTCGCCCCGTTGGCGCGTCCGCTTCGTTGTGTCCTATCCGGACGGCTCGCGGACGATCCGCTCGAAATTGACGCCGCGGAAGGCCGAGGCTGGCCTCCTGCGAACCGAGGCCAGTCGCTTCGAGCGCCTGAGCCGGACCGGCACGGCGACCCAGCAGGATCTCGGGCACTTCCTACGCTTGGGCCTCATCTCCAGAGATGACTACCTGCGACTCGGCGGCACGCAGCTCGACATGAGTTGGGACGAGGTGCTCTCGACCTATATCTCGAGCTCATACGGCCGGTGCCGGTACTTCACCCACCGGAACAACGCGGCTCGCGCGGAGCGCATCGTGGCGTTCCTTCGTGAGCGGGCAGCCGTTGCGCGAATCGCCGATGAGGACATCCGCGCCTACCTGACGTCCCGATCCTCCGAAGTCAGCAAGAAGACGCTGAAGATCGAGCTCGACGTCGCGCGACAGTTGTTGGATCACCCCGTCGGCCGCGGGGTCCTCCGGCAGCCGCCGTGGAACCTGCTCATGTCCGCGAACCCGGCGCGGCGTGTCAACGGGTTCGAGAGCACCGTCGCCCGCACACGCTTCCCGCGGGCGCTCAGCTACGAGGAGGACCTGCAGCTCCTGGCCCTGGTGCGAGATATGGAAACCGCCTCACCCGCG of the bacterium genome contains:
- a CDS encoding ABC transporter permease, coding for MTARLTPPASSPAATVPSRGVRPPAAPEPSAIEFEEQAILARERARRRWERLWQIGVFVVIVGGWEACARVGLADPFFFGQPSGIAATIWRWTTRGTPQGPLWAHVVVTLEETILAFLIGVGLGVVAGFALGRNRTLAAIFGPYVRMGNAIPRVILGSIFVIWLGLGMASKVALGVTLTFFVVFFNAFQGVREVDPNLVNNARVLGANGRQLSFDVMLPSALSWITSSLHTSFGFALVGAVVGEFIGSNQGLGYLVAAAQGAFNANGVFAAMVILSVVALIADALVTRLEHRLTPWRPPAQRVGP
- a CDS encoding ABC transporter substrate-binding protein, whose protein sequence is MKHTMRWIAVLVCAALAGIGGAGAAGAQTPPKFSIMVGGLEKIIYLPGMLAQRLGYYKDAGVNVTLLDEGAGVSAEDEMLAGRVDAVGGFYDHTIDLQSKGKILEAVVIWDRVPGEVVVVSNRSGIKSLADLKGKHIGVTGIGSSTNFLASYFVTKGGGSQGQYTPVPVGAGNTLIAAMQQNRIEAAVTTEPTVSRLMKMGVAHVLVDMRTAAGTRAALGGTYPAACLYMKSDFVNSHRDAVQRVVTAYVRTLKFLQTHSAAQVAEQMPEDYYVGDKPLYLTALGASMNMFSPNGMMPPDGPPTVLKVLAAFNKDLDPGKVELKKTYTDEFVQGALAKIK
- a CDS encoding tyrosine-type recombinase/integrase, encoding MAKLVREGGNGSRQVRRPDGHAEQYARSPRWRVRFVVSYPDGSRTIRSKLTPRKAEAGLLRTEASRFERLSRTGTATQQDLGHFLRLGLISRDDYLRLGGTQLDMSWDEVLSTYISSSYGRCRYFTHRNNAARAERIVAFLRERAAVARIADEDIRAYLTSRSSEVSKKTLKIELDVARQLLDHPVGRGVLRQPPWNLLMSANPARRVNGFESTVARTRFPRALSYEEDLQLLALVRDMETASPALAGAILLLRFYGLRRAELQYLTHADLVGSAVLVQAKAVRPDLLGPSRSSASPAGRHRNVVERRETRDQFKDGMWRVKDHEARTIWMPGAGDDPDPRPMQRIRPLLPSKTAGRFVLGGHHTLHRDAISAAVERVLHRIDAALTTHCLRHSFATSLIGRGVNVVRVKELMGHSDLKTTLVYTHLPRRGDPDDLLDHL